The Halarchaeum grantii nucleotide sequence GTAATGCCTCCACGACCTCCTGCATCCCCTTCGACCACGTCGTCACGTCTACTCGCTCATCTGCCTCAACCCATCGAGGGAGGCGAGAGGTGTGAACGTACACCCTCGCTCCATGCTTTCCATCGCTCTCGGTTCGACCGAATCGCATGACTGCTTGAAGGACTTCGTACTCGGCAACGTCTCTAAAGAGCGCGTTTCCGAGCGGCCCGAAGTCGAGATCAACACCCTTCGTGATTCTCCCCTCGTCGTCCGTCTTCCTCTCGACAGCGTCCCCGTTCAATGCACCCCATCGCTGAACTGCTTCACCCTCAGGAGGATGCGGGCTTCCAATCACCACCCCAAGTCGCGTCTCCTCGAACTCGTTACTTCCCTTCAGGTTGCCGTAGTGTTCAGCGACCTCGATGTGTCCGTCCACCTCGGTTGATTCGTACTGCTCTTTCGCTTGCTTCGACGTGATAACCGACGGTCGGTGTCCCTCTCGGCTGTGGATGTTCTCCAAGAGCGCGCCGTCCGACCTGACGTTCACGTTGTTCCCGCTCTGATAGGGTTTCGCGCCGCCGTCGGTCTGAATGATTTCGAGGCCGAGAACGTCCCGTAGGTATTCTCGCTTCTCTCGATCAGAGTTCAAGACTGGCTCATGCACTATGTAATCGCCGCCGAGGACGAGACGCCACTTCGTAAGCGTCGGTGTCCCATCGAGCGCAACAACGCTCTCAGCCGCATAGAGGGGCGGTGGAATCAGTACCGTCCACTCGTCCTCGGGACTCCGAACGGCCTTCCGTCCAGACCCGAGGTTCGCGTACTCCCACTCGTTGTCCAGTAGCTCGAACTCAAGACCAGCATGGGTAAGGAGCGGAGCATGAGCGTGAAATCCGGGTTTCCGCTGTAACTGGACGCGGGTGTCGCGGTGGGAATAGAACCCAAGGTCGTCCTTCCACTCTCGGACAGCGTCCTCGTGTTCGTCGTTGTTGCGTCGCCGAATAAGGTCTTTCCAGTTCTTGAATGGAAGCCTTTCCTCGGCATTTAGGTAGTTCCTGATCGCTCTCGTCGCCTCATTATGCGTCGGCGTGAAGAAGTACGCATCTCCGGGGAACTCGTCGAACGCGACGTAGCGATCTTCGAGATAGTCGCGATTGTGAGCCTGAAGGTAGTGGCCGATCAGCACATCATAGTTCTCGGGACTGAAATCCCTGCTCTCCATGTACGGACACCGTCCATCGTGCTGGCTGGGTAGTCGCTCCCCGAAGTACCGTTCCGCATCACGATGGAGTTGTGCGCCCGAAATGCCGGACGCATAGACCTCGCGTACCTCCGCCTCGATGGAGTCTTTCGCAGGTGGTGATTCTCGCTCGTGATCTATCGTCCCGCACTCTCGATGGAACGCCGGGAGAGTTCGGTGTGATAGCCCGCGATCAACACACCAGTCTTCGTACTGGCCGTACAGTTCGCTTCGAGCTGTGAATACAGTAAGCGGGCGGCCCGTGTCCTCGGCCCATTCGACGACGCCGTAGCTCTTGCCCATAGCTGGAAGCGCCTCGATGAGTGTTTTCTCGTCGTTGCGAAACGCATCTCGGAGTGCCGTGGCGAGACGATCACGGACGCTATCGAGTGATAGCTCCGACCGGGTATCCGTAAATAGGCTCACGCTGTGAATACTGTAGCTGGTTCGATACCGGGATTAAAATCTATGGAATCAAATCGACAGACGCAACGGGTAAAGTGCGCCATAGAACAACTCGAATACTCCCCCTGTGATTCGCAAATCGTTACATGCAGGTTGTCAACCGAAAACCGCCATTAATCATATATTTAAATGGTAGAGCTTCGAAGGGTCGTTGCGTATATTCCACGCTTCTTCGACAGCCCTTCGTTTTATTATTCCACATGCTTGAACTCATTCTTGCCATGTCTAAATCAGAAACTGACGGGAGGGGCTTTGACATTTTGGAGTCGACCCAAGGAGACCGTGTGAGGGTGAATCAGGAAGAATACGAAGTGACGAGGAAAATCCATCTCCGAGATACAGATACCGACGACTACACAGACGACATTTACGGCGTTAGCATGAAGAAAGAAAATACCCGGTATAGAATATACGTCCATCCGGCCTCAATGGAAAACCACAACTGGATTTCCGAAATTTATCTATGGGCAGGAAGAGTCCTGAAGGAGCCAGTAGAAGAATTCAACCGGTTAGATGAGGGTACGAATCAGAGGGTCTCTCGAGAACGATACAAAGAGATGTGGAGCCAAGACGGGTAAAATCAATAGAATATCCTACTTAATCCGGAATTCTCGATGCCGCCCGACACTCAAAGCCGCCAAGTTTGCACGCTTACCTACCAGCTGATTCCGACCACAGCTGTTGAGACGAATACCACGATGACGGTTAGACACACGAAGCCGATTCTTCGTGACCGGGAAGGATACCACTACTCTGAGACTGCTCCATACAATGCGTACAGAGCGGAACCGATTCACGCCAGTCCTCAGGAACCTCCGAGAGGGGCGTGAGTGTATCGAAGGTTGGATACGGAACCTCGCGGGGTAGTAGTCCGACCCGTTTCTCGCCCTCTATGATTTCGGGTGACGGGATATTCGCGTCAGTTCGGCAGATCGTCGCCCCACCTTGAACGATGTGAGAGCGATAACTACGGTTTTCGCCGTCACCCTCCCATCCGTTCGAACCATCGCGCTCATAGAGAAGGTACGGGCTGTCACGTCCATCGTAGAACCCACGGCGCTTGAACTCGTACGACCACTCAACGCGTACCAGCTCAAGATCGTCATCGTCCCATCCGTCACCAGCATACTGACAGTAGAGGCCGTAGGTCTTATCGCGAGATACCCACCAATCGTGGCCCGAGAAGTCAATCACCCGCTCAAAGTCCATCGGTAGCGCCTCGCCCTGCGATGCGTCCGGCTCATCGAAGTTGTCAATCATCAGTAAATCACCACATGGAGTCGGCGGCTTTCGTCGCGGCCCTGATGGTCGAGATCAACCATTTTGAGGCCTTGTTCGCTCATATTCACAATACGGACTACCCCGATATAATACTTATCAAATATAATACTAAAGGCTTGGAGTTGGCACTTCCGTCTTTATCCTGCATCAGGCATCTCCCACCAGCCACACCAAGAAAAACTACTCTCGACTATCAGGAGATCAGCCCATCCTGTCGAGAGCGTCACGATGATCTTCGACCGGAGCCTGATCGTACTTCATCGTCGTCTTGGCCCGCTTGTGACGGAGCTGTGACTGCGCGTCGGCGAGTCCCTTCCTCCCGTGAGATATACGCCCTTCAAACGGAAGGTGACTTCATCGAGGCGGGTTCTCCCCCACTCAATTCTGTGACTCCCACGGAGGATTACGTTACTCGTTGCAGGCCTGTGTGAAGTCAAAACGGCTCGCTTGGAGTACGCTATTACTCTCTGTGGTCAACTTCCCCCTCCATGCGTTCTTCTCTTTCTTCCGGAACCCCGAAATATCGGCCAACACTCCAAACTCCGAAAAACAAGTGGTAAGAAATCGGGAACGGCTCTATCGTTAGATGTTATCGAAGTAGCCGCGACGATTCTTCATTTGCTGTTCTTTCGTCCGTTTGTCGTAGTGCTTTTTCAGTACATCGGCACTCACGTCCATTCGTTCCGATACGGCCTCGATTGGTACGTCACTCCTTCGTGCGTGCGTTATTGCGCCTTTCCGAAGGGAGTGCGAAGCGTGTGATGATGGACATTTTGAGGCGGCATGGTAAGAACTGGCCGCGTCACAGTCCTCTGGCTCACGGTCGTGAGGGCAGTCAAGCCCGTAATCGCAAGGTCGGGTAGTACGGTAGCAGTTGCTTCGGATAGAGGTCTTCGAGATACGTCCTTGGCGGGTCGTCAGTAGCGGCTCACGACCGAACTCGTCAACCTTGGAGAATCGGTGATGGTCGATGTAATCCGCCACGATCTGGTTCACGTTGGGCTTGAGAGAGACAACACGCTCACCCGCCTTCCCATTTTTCAGCGGAGTATCTTCATCGGGGCGGTGATGGACTTCGAGAGTCCGTTTTTCCGTATCGTAGTCATCGAGGTCGATTGCTCGGAGCGCGCCGTTTCGCATCCCGGTATGCCACAGTAACTCGAAGATGACGTGTTCGCGCTGTGAGTAGTTGAATTTCCGCTGGTATTCGATGATGGTTTGTGCGGTTTCGGCGTCAACGTAGTCATCGTTCACGTCCTCTTTGTTCTTCATCGTCGGCGGGTCGATGTAGTCCGACAGACCGGAACGAACCGCGTCAATACTCTCGCAGAAGGCAATGAAGACCTTGAGGGTACTCAGTTGGGTCGCCATTGTGACCTTGTTGCAGTCGCCCTTCTCTCGACGCCATTTCTTGTACCGATGGAAGTGCCGACCGCTGAGGTCGTTCATATTCGTCACGCCACCCTCGGTGTTACACCACTCAATGAAGGGAGATAGCCGGTACTTGTGCGCCCGGTAAGTGGCGTCGGCAAGTTCGCCACGGCGGTTTTCGAGATACCATTCTTTCGCTTCCTGCGGTTCGATCGGCTGGAGTTCGTTTGTCATTGGTGGGCCTCGCGCTCAGCACACCAACAGCGACACCTCGGTAATCCTCCTGCCCGGAGGCGCTAAAAGCGCCGGAGGGCGTCGGGGGTTCAATTCCCTCCCGGCCCGTTTTCCTGAAGAACCACGAACCGCGTAGCGGTTCGGCCGCGCGAAGCCGACCGATCTCGACGGCGTCGAGACACGGGTGGCCTCCCGGTACACCGAAGTAGCGCACGCGCCGAGGTGGTGCATGGAGGAGTCGGAGGGGGATCGCCGGGTCGTCGTCGCCTCGGACGCGAGCGAGGCAGGCCGTGAGTCCGTTGGGGACGCGCTCGCCGCCGCGTTCGACGTGCGACGCGTCGAAACCGCCGGCGCGTGTCTGTCCCGCGCGGAGGCCGGGAGCGCCGACGCGGTGCTCGCCGCACACGACCTCCCGGGGATCGACGGGCTCGGCCTCCTGCGCTCCATCCGGCTGTCGCGGCCGGCGCTCCCGTTCGTCCTCGCGCCCGCGAGCGGCTCGGAGGCGCTCGCCGGGGAGGCGCTCGCGGCGGGCGCGGACGGCTACGTGCCGGCGGACGCCGACGCGGAGACGGTCGTGGCGCGCGTCCGCGACGCGCTCGAGGAGACGGGGCGAGACGCGGGGGCGTCGGCGGGCCGACGCTACCGGTCGCTCGTCGAGTCCTCGCCGGCGCCGATAAACGTCTTCGACGCGGACGGCCGGTCGATATGGGGGAACGACGCGGTCCTCGACCTCCTCGGCCTCGACGACCGCGCGGACCTCATCGGGCGGTCGATATTCGAGCTGGTCCACCCGGACGACCACGAGCGGGCGCGCCGCGAGCTCGCGTCGGTCGTCGAGGCGAAGGAGGCGACGGGGCCGACGGAGATGCGCCTCCGAACGCCGGGTCGGGGGACGAGATACGTGCGTGTCTCGACCGCTGTCGGGCGGTTCCGCGGCGCGGACGTCGGACAGGCGATCGCCGTCGACGTCACGGGCGTCCGGGAGCGCGAGCACCAGCTCCAGTTGCTCGACCGGTGGCTCCGACACAACGTCCGAAACGAGATGACGGTCATTCGGGGGTTGGCCGAGGACCTCCGTCGCGGCGCGGTCGACGACGTGAGCGCGGCGGCGAGCCGGATCAGCGCGTCCGCGAACACCCTATTGAAGCAGGCGGAGCACGAGCGGGAGCTGATCGAGACGCTCACGGAGTCGCTCGGCGAGGAGTTCGTGCGCGTGAACGTGGCGGCGGTCGCGCGACGGCAGGTCATGGCGTGTGCGGCGGCGAACCCGCACGCGGACGTCGAGCTGATTCGGGCGGACGACGTGGAGGCGCGCGTGCTCCCGGCGCTCTCGACGGCGGTCCGCGAACTCCTCGACAACGCGGTCCGCCACAGCGACGTCGCGGAGCCACGCGTCGAGGTGTCGGTCGAGCGCGACGGCGACACGGGCGTGATACGCGTGGCGGACGACGGCCCGGGCATCCCGGCGGGAGAGCGCGACGCGCTCTCCGTCGACGCGGAGACCGACCAGCTCCACCACGGCTCGGGGCTGGGGCTCGCGCTCGTCTACTGGCTCGTCCGGCGCTCCGGCGGCGACGTCGCGTTCTCGGAGAACGACCCGCGCGGGAGCGTCGTCACCGTTCGGCTGTGACGGCCGCAACGTCGAACTCCCTCGCGCGTCGTAGCCGTCAGTACTGTGCGAGTTCGTCGAGGTCGATCTCGCCGGCGTCGAGTTCGGCCTCGATCTCGCGGGCGGCCTGCACCATGTTCTCCATCTTGCCGTAGGCGATTTCGCGCGGCAGGAGCTTGAGCCCGCAGTCGGGGCTGACGGTGAGTTTCTCCGGCGGGACGACCTTCAGTCCCTCGAGGATGTTCTCCTTGATCTCGGCGACGGACTCGACCTCGGCGACGTGGGCGTCCGTGACGCCGAGCGCGAGGTCGGGTTCGAACGTCGGGTCGGTGAAGACGTCGATCTGCTCGTAGTCGCCGTTCGCGAGTTCGACGTCGAACTCGTCGATGGGGTAGTCGTTGATCTCCGGGTAGATGCGCGAGTAATCGCCGTAGCAGACGTGCAGTCCGATGCGGACGTCGTCGGGGAGGTCGGCGACGATGCGATCGAGGCACTCGCCGACGATGGCGTGGTCGTCGGGCGTCGTCGCGAGCGCGGGCTCGTCGATCTGGATGTAGCGCGCGCCGGCCTCGACGAGCTTCTCGATCTCCTCGTTCACGAGGTCCGCGAGGTCGTACGCGAGGTCGGCCTCGGTGTCGTAGGCCTCGTTGAAGCTCCACGACGCGAGCGTGTAGGGGCCGGTGATCGGGACCTTCACGGGGCGCTCGGCGACGTCGGCGGTGAACTCGTACTCGTCGACGAGCCACGGGTCGTCGTAGGCGACTTCGTCGGCGACGCTGGGCTTGTCGAAGTAGTTGTGCCCCCAGACCTTCACGGGGCCGTTGAACTCGTAGCCGTCGATGCGCTCGGCGAAGAACTCGACCATCTCCTCGCGGCGCATCTCGCCGTCGCAGACGACGTCGAGGCCGGCGTGCTCGTGCTCGTGCGTGATGAGCCGAGAGGCGTCGTCGGTCGCCTCCTCCCAGTCGCTCTCGTCGAACTGCTCGCTCTCGCCCTCCTCGTGGAGGTCGCGCGCGCGGTTCAGCCACGTCGGCTTCGGGTAGGAGCCGACGACGGTCGTCAGCAGGAAGTGGTCGTGCTCGTGCTCGGGCGGTCGGAACTGCTCTCGGGTGCTCATTGGTGGGCCTCCGTCGTCAGAGAGACGCCCTCGGCGAGCGTCTGGAGTTTGGCTTCGAACTTGTTCACGGGCAGGTAGAAGAGTTCGGTGTTCGGCGTCGCGTAGACGGTCTCGAAGTCGCTGACGGGGACTGATTCCTCGAACCACTCGATGCGTTCGCGAACCGTCTCGGCGTCCTCGACGAGCGTGTTCTGGCCGTCGACGAGGCCGAGCGCGACGGAGTCGGCGGTGCCGTACTCCTGGACGAGATAGGCCGACTCCTCGTGGGCGGTGACGAGGTCGTAGCCGAGCGCGTCGACGCCCGTGTCGAGGAGGTGGGCGTGCAGTGTCTCGTCCAAGGCGCCCCAGTAGGAGTGGAGGACGACGTCGGCGTCGGCGGCCTCGCTGACGGTCCGGACGGCGTCGCGGACGCGCTCGTGGGCGCCCTCATCGGGCGCGTCGAAGGTGAGGCTCGGTTCGAGGAGGAAGACGGTCTCGGTCTCCTCGGGGAACTGCGCGATTTCGCCGGCGAGGAACTCCGCGACGGCGGCGAGGAACGCCGACTCGTCCCCGTAGTGCTCGTCGGTCGCGAGGGTGGCGAGCGAGTAGGGGCCGGGCGCGACGGCCTGCAGGTCGTCGGTGAGGCGCGCGGCCTTCGCGAGGTCGGCGGCGAGGTCCCCGTCCTCGACGAGTTCGCCCTCGACGACCGGCTCCCGGTAGAAGTTGTTGTTGTCGAAGTAGCGCACGATGCCCTCGGTCCGGACGTTGTCGTGGACACAGAGCGGGTGGGCGAGCATGTCGTCCCAGCGCGCTTGGCCCTCGACGACGCGGTCGAGACCGGCGTCCCGCTGGACGCTGACGAGGCGCTCGCGCGCGGCGTCGTAGGTCGCTGTCACGTCCGCGGATTCGTCACCGCTGATGAGGTCGGACTTCTGGTGTCCTTTGAGGTCGGCGAGCCGCTCCCGCTGGTTGTCGGGGAGCGGGAACAGGCCGGCCGTCGTCGCGACGAGTTCCATGTACCCGGAGTTCGGAACCCCTACTGTTAATATTTTCCTTCCGTGTTTATTCTTCTCGGTAATTCGCCGTGTGCGGTCACGACTCGGCGAGCGCGCGCGAACGCAACGTCAGGTAGGTGATCGCGAGCACGGAGTCGAGGAGCGGCACGACGATGAGGCCGAGCCCGAGAAACCCCCAGTTCGCCGGGTCCGGGTTCCACGCGACCTCCGCGTCGCGGATCGCCTTCGCGTCGTTGTAGAGCGCAACCGGCAACAGGACGCGAACGAGGAGCGCGACGGCGATGAACGGCGCCGCCGGCGCCAACACCATCACGGGGTCCATGCTCCCGACGGACTCGTACGCGAACCCGACGAGGAGGAAACCCAGACACGCCTCGATGACGGTCACGACCGGCATCGCGAGGACGAGCAACCACCACCGCGACGCCACCGACGCCGACCCATCGCTCATACCCGCGAGTAGCGCCGACGCGGACAAACCGTTACCGGACGAGCTTCAACACCGTCAGCGTCTCGAATGGGAAGGACTCGTCCGCGAGCGCCGCCGCCGCCGAGAAGCCGCGCGCACCCGCGTACTCCACGACCTCATCGACGCCCGTCAGCGTGCTCACGAGTACGAGCGCGTACCCGGACGGCGCGAGCACGCGCCCGACGTCGTCGAGGAACGCCTCCACGACCTCCCGCCCCGTCTCGCCGCCCGTCAGCGCGACCTCCATCCAGTCCTCGCGCGCCGCCGCCGCGTCCGCCGGCAGGTAGGGCGGGTTGAACAGCACGGCGTCGAAGGCTCCCTCACGGAACGGCGCGACGAGGTCCGCGCGCACCGCCTCGATTCCGGCGTCTCGAGCGCGCCGACACGCGTGCGGGTTCAGGTCCGACCCGACGACGCGCGCGCCCGTCTCCGCCGCGACCGTCGACGCGACGTAGCCCGACCCCGTGCCGACGTCGAGGACGGTGTCGCCGCTCCCGACCGCGTCGCTCGCAACGTCCGCGAGGAGTCGCGAGTCCTCGGCCGGATCGTACACGTCCGTCTCGATACCGCGACGCGCCGCGAGGTCCGACTCGTCCGTCATCGCTCGCCCTCCGTGGACCCCGAGACGTCCGCGTCGTCCACGTCGTCAACCGGCGCGTCCGCCCCGTCGCGAACGCGGAGTCCCTCGGCCTCGGGCCGCGCCGAGAGTTCGCGCTGCGGGAAGGGGATCTTGATGTCGTGCTCGTCGAACGTCTCGTGAACCGCCGAGATGATCGCCGTGTGCGCGCGCCACTTCCGGCGCGCGCTCGGTTTGTCGATCCAGAACCGGAGGTCGATCGTGACCGCCGAGTCGCCGAACGACGTGAGGACGGCCTGCGGGCGCGGCACCGAGAGCACCTCCTCGACGTCGCGCATCGCCTCCTCGGCGACCTCGACCGCCTGATCGACGTCCGCCCCGTAGTCCACGCCGACCTCGACGTGCAGGCGGAGTCGGCCCTTTCGCGAGCGGTTGATAACCTCCTGTGAACCCACGTAGTCGTTCGGGAGCATCACGTACTCGCCGTCGAAGGTCTGGATACGCGTGTTCACGATGCTGATCTCCGTGACGATGCCCTCGTTCTCGCCGACCTCCACCCAGTCGCCGATCTCGAACGGCCGCGCGAACATCAACACGAAGCCCGCGAGCACCGCACCGAGCGTCTGGCGCGCCGCCATCCCGAGGACGATACCGAGGAACCCCGCGCCGATCAGGAACCCCGAGAGGTCGACGCCCCAGATACGCAACAACACGAACGTCAACACGAGGTAGATACCCACCTGAACGAGGCGGAAGGTGATCTCGACCTCGTGGTCGGTGATGCCGTCGCGGCGCTTCGCCACGTTCTCTATCGCGCGCCTGATCACGCCCGTCGCGACGTACGTCAGCGCCGCGATCGCGAGCGAGACGAACGCGCGCGCACCGACCGTGATCGGGTCGCCGATCTGGCGCAGTATCTCGAAGAGACGCGCCTCGACGTTCCAGATGTAGACGAGCGCGCTCCCCTCCGCGACGAGGAGGCCGAGCAACAGCAGCCCGAGGAGGAGGTCGAGGAGGCGCGCGCCGAACTCGCCCCGCACCCTGTCCGCGACCCTCCGTATCGCCCACCAGACGACCACGAACGCGACGACCGACCCGAGCGAGAGCGCGAGGTCGCTCCAGTGCGTCGCGAGGTCGGGGAGCGAGACGAGCGCGAGCGCCGGCGTCACATCGGCTCACCGTGGGCGGCGGCGAGCGCCGCGAGTTCGGCGAACGTCTCCGGCGCGAGGTTCCCGGGGCGCTTGCGTAGCAGGTCCTCGTCGACCGCCTCGACGACCGCTTCCGGGTCGCCGAGGTGCGAGATGTGCGCGGTGTTCCGGATCGCGTTCCGGACGTTCTTGCGGCGCTGCGTGAACAGCGCCTTCACGAAGTCGAGGAAGAACGCTTCGTCCTCAACCTCGTACGCCGGGTCGCGCGGCGTCACGCGGACGAGCGCGGACGCGACGCGCGGCTGCGGGTCGAAGGCCTCCTTCGGGACGGTCTCGACGACCTCGATGTCCGCGTAGTGCTGTGCGGTGACGCTCAAGCGGCCGTAGGCGTCGTCGTCGACGCTCGCCGCCATCCGCTCCGCGAACTCCCGCTGGAACATCAGCACCGCCGGCTTCGACTCCGGGAGGAGGCGGAACGCGATCTCGCTCGACGCCGAGTACGGGAGGTTGGAGACGCTACAGGTGTAGTCGGGGAGTGCGACCTCGAGGGCGTCGCCCTCGACGACGGTGAGCGCGCCGTCCGCGACGGCGTCGGCGAACTCCTCGCGGAGGAAGGACGCGAAGTCGGGGTCGCGTTCGACGACCGTCACGCGCTCGGCGACCGCGAGCAGGCGGTCGGTGAGCGCGCCCGGCCCCGCGCCGATC carries:
- a CDS encoding ATP-binding protein; amino-acid sequence: MEESEGDRRVVVASDASEAGRESVGDALAAAFDVRRVETAGACLSRAEAGSADAVLAAHDLPGIDGLGLLRSIRLSRPALPFVLAPASGSEALAGEALAAGADGYVPADADAETVVARVRDALEETGRDAGASAGRRYRSLVESSPAPINVFDADGRSIWGNDAVLDLLGLDDRADLIGRSIFELVHPDDHERARRELASVVEAKEATGPTEMRLRTPGRGTRYVRVSTAVGRFRGADVGQAIAVDVTGVREREHQLQLLDRWLRHNVRNEMTVIRGLAEDLRRGAVDDVSAAASRISASANTLLKQAEHERELIETLTESLGEEFVRVNVAAVARRQVMACAAANPHADVELIRADDVEARVLPALSTAVRELLDNAVRHSDVAEPRVEVSVERDGDTGVIRVADDGPGIPAGERDALSVDAETDQLHHGSGLGLALVYWLVRRSGGDVAFSENDPRGSVVTVRL
- a CDS encoding 16S ribosomal RNA methyltransferase A, yielding MTERRDPDALIRRAGRGNPDFDQHFLVDDRVLDRIPTYAESFDRSHVLEIGAGPGALTDRLLAVAERVTVVERDPDFASFLREEFADAVADGALTVVEGDALEVALPDYTCSVSNLPYSASSEIAFRLLPESKPAVLMFQREFAERMAASVDDDAYGRLSVTAQHYADIEVVETVPKEAFDPQPRVASALVRVTPRDPAYEVEDEAFFLDFVKALFTQRRKNVRNAIRNTAHISHLGDPEAVVEAVDEDLLRKRPGNLAPETFAELAALAAAHGEPM
- a CDS encoding 5-methyltetrahydropteroyltriglutamate--homocysteine methyltransferase yields the protein MELVATTAGLFPLPDNQRERLADLKGHQKSDLISGDESADVTATYDAARERLVSVQRDAGLDRVVEGQARWDDMLAHPLCVHDNVRTEGIVRYFDNNNFYREPVVEGELVEDGDLAADLAKAARLTDDLQAVAPGPYSLATLATDEHYGDESAFLAAVAEFLAGEIAQFPEETETVFLLEPSLTFDAPDEGAHERVRDAVRTVSEAADADVVLHSYWGALDETLHAHLLDTGVDALGYDLVTAHEESAYLVQEYGTADSVALGLVDGQNTLVEDAETVRERIEWFEESVPVSDFETVYATPNTELFYLPVNKFEAKLQTLAEGVSLTTEAHQ
- a CDS encoding methionine synthase — protein: MSTREQFRPPEHEHDHFLLTTVVGSYPKPTWLNRARDLHEEGESEQFDESDWEEATDDASRLITHEHEHAGLDVVCDGEMRREEMVEFFAERIDGYEFNGPVKVWGHNYFDKPSVADEVAYDDPWLVDEYEFTADVAERPVKVPITGPYTLASWSFNEAYDTEADLAYDLADLVNEEIEKLVEAGARYIQIDEPALATTPDDHAIVGECLDRIVADLPDDVRIGLHVCYGDYSRIYPEINDYPIDEFDVELANGDYEQIDVFTDPTFEPDLALGVTDAHVAEVESVAEIKENILEGLKVVPPEKLTVSPDCGLKLLPREIAYGKMENMVQAAREIEAELDAGEIDLDELAQY
- a CDS encoding HemK2/MTQ2 family protein methyltransferase, coding for MTDESDLAARRGIETDVYDPAEDSRLLADVASDAVGSGDTVLDVGTGSGYVASTVAAETGARVVGSDLNPHACRRARDAGIEAVRADLVAPFREGAFDAVLFNPPYLPADAAAAREDWMEVALTGGETGREVVEAFLDDVGRVLAPSGYALVLVSTLTGVDEVVEYAGARGFSAAAALADESFPFETLTVLKLVR
- a CDS encoding tyrosine-type recombinase/integrase, with protein sequence MTNELQPIEPQEAKEWYLENRRGELADATYRAHKYRLSPFIEWCNTEGGVTNMNDLSGRHFHRYKKWRREKGDCNKVTMATQLSTLKVFIAFCESIDAVRSGLSDYIDPPTMKNKEDVNDDYVDAETAQTIIEYQRKFNYSQREHVIFELLWHTGMRNGALRAIDLDDYDTEKRTLEVHHRPDEDTPLKNGKAGERVVSLKPNVNQIVADYIDHHRFSKVDEFGREPLLTTRQGRISKTSIRSNCYRTTRPCDYGLDCPHDREPEDCDAASSYHAASKCPSSHASHSLRKGAITHARRSDVPIEAVSERMDVSADVLKKHYDKRTKEQQMKNRRGYFDNI
- a CDS encoding mechanosensitive ion channel family protein, with the protein product MTPALALVSLPDLATHWSDLALSLGSVVAFVVVWWAIRRVADRVRGEFGARLLDLLLGLLLLGLLVAEGSALVYIWNVEARLFEILRQIGDPITVGARAFVSLAIAALTYVATGVIRRAIENVAKRRDGITDHEVEITFRLVQVGIYLVLTFVLLRIWGVDLSGFLIGAGFLGIVLGMAARQTLGAVLAGFVLMFARPFEIGDWVEVGENEGIVTEISIVNTRIQTFDGEYVMLPNDYVGSQEVINRSRKGRLRLHVEVGVDYGADVDQAVEVAEEAMRDVEEVLSVPRPQAVLTSFGDSAVTIDLRFWIDKPSARRKWRAHTAIISAVHETFDEHDIKIPFPQRELSARPEAEGLRVRDGADAPVDDVDDADVSGSTEGER